From Drosophila nasuta strain 15112-1781.00 chromosome X, ASM2355853v1, whole genome shotgun sequence, one genomic window encodes:
- the LOC132795528 gene encoding alpha-(1,6)-fucosyltransferase — protein MLLVRQLFGSSSNSWVRALIIFVLAWAVLVYVFVLKLTNTQQQAAGQGQGGQGGQSYGSASLGSNGDSELNTRRINQAMQLLEHTKQRNEELKLLIDELMSEQLDKQSALKLIQRLEQDAAPKNGGAGGGNDAGLLVDDTLFEVVPADSDMERGLEAAGGAAIDSAPAGQPPLGGVAGVEPSLEYELARRRVQTNVAEIWNYFSSELGKIRKSLGPNNADLEESIQQVLLQGAEHKRSLLSDMEHLRRVDGYEAWRHKEASELSDLVQRRLHHLQNPSDCANARKLVCKLNKGCGYGCQLHHVVYCFIVAYATERTLILKSRGWRYHKGGWEEVFKPVSDSCHDAGTANAYNWPGKPNTQVLVLPIIDSLMPRPPYLPLAVPEDLAPRLKRLHGDPIVWWVGQFLKYLLRPQTSTRDFLNSGMRNLGWQRPIVGVHVRRTDKVGTEAAFHSIEEYMTHVEDYYRTLEINGTSVVRRIFLASDDARVIEEARKKYPQYRIVGDPEVARMAAVSTRYTDTALNGIILDIHLLSMSDYLVCTFSSQVCRVAYEIMQTMYPNAADRFKSLDDIYYYGGQNPHNRRAVIAHKPRSHEDLQLKVGDLVSVAGNHWDGNSKGKNTRTNQGGLFPSFKVVDKVETAKLPVYNGV, from the exons ATGTTGCTGGTGCGCCAGCTGTTTGGCTCCTCATCCAATTCCTGGGTACGTGCTCTCATCATCTTTGTGCTTGCGTGGGCGGTGCTCGTCTACGTCTTCGTGCTCAAGTTGACCAACACACAGCAGCAGGCTGCTGGTCAAGGGCAAGGTGGACAGGGAGGCCAGAGTTATGGATCCGCTTCGCTGGGATCAAATGGTGACAGTGAGCTGAACACGCGACGCATCAATCAGGCGATGCAGCTGCTTGAGCACACGAAGCAGCGCAACGAGGAGCTGAAGCTGCTCATCGATGAGCTGATGAG TGAGCAGCTCGACAAGCAGAGTGCTTTGAAGCTTATCCAAAGACTGGAGCAGGACGCTGCACCCAAAAACGGAGGAGCCGGAGGTGGAAACGATGCTGGACTTCTTGTGGATGACACGCTCTTCGAGGTCGTGCCCGCCGACTCGGACATGGAGCGTGGCCTTGAGGCTGCGGGCGGAGCTGCAATCGACTCAGCACCAGCTGGGCAACCTCCACTTGGGGGCGTGGCGGGCGTCGAGCCGAGTCTCGAGTACGAATTGGCACGACGTCGTGTGCAAACAAATGTGGCAGAGATTTGGAATTATTTTAGCAGCGAGCTGGGCAAAATACGCAAATCTCTCGGTCCGAATAACGCCGATCTCGAGGAGTCCATACAGCAGGTGCTATTGCAGGGTGCCGAGCACAAGCGTTCGCTTCTGAGCGACATGGAGCATCTCCGTCGCGTCGATGGCTACGAAGCGTGGCGTCACAAGGAAGCGAGTGAACTGAGCGATTTGGTGCAGCGACGTCTGCATCATTTGCAGAATCCCAGCGATTGTGCCAATGCACGCAAGCTGGTCTGCAAGCTCAATAAG GGTTGCGGCTACGGTTGTCAGCTGCATCATGTGGTCTACTGCTTCATTGTGGCCTACGCCACGGAGCGTACGCTCATCCTTAAGTCACGCGGTTGGCGCTATCACAAAGGTGGCTGGGAAGAGGTTTTCAAGCCCGTCTCCGACAGCTGTCACGATGCTGGCACCGCCAATGCGTACAATTGGCCGGGAAAGCCCAACACTCAGGTGCTGGTGTTGCCCATCATTGATTCGCTGATGCCGCGTCCGCCGTATTTGCCGCTGGCAGTGCCCGAGGATCTGGCGCCGCGATTGAAGCGTCTGCATGGCGATCCCATTGTCTGGTGGGTGGGACAGTTTCTCAAATACTTGCTGCGACCGCAGACGAGCACACGCGACTTCCTCAACTCGGGAATGCGCAATCTGGGCTGGCAGCGTCCCATAGTCGG CGTTCATGTCCGACGCACGGACAAAGTGGGCACCGAGGCCGCCTTCCACAGCATTGAGGAGTACATGACCCATGTGGAGGATTACTACCGCACACTGGAAATCAACGGCACGAGTGTGGTGCGTCGCATCTTCCTCGCCTCGGACGATGCGCGTGTCATCGAGGAGGCGCGCAAAAAGTATCCACAATATCGGATCGTCGGTGATCCCGAGGTGGCACGCATGGCCGCCGTTTCCACACGCTACACCGACACCGCTCTCAATGGCATCATCCTGGACATTCATCTGCTCTCAATGTCCGATTACCTGGTGTGCACATTCTCCTCGCAGGTGTGTCGCGTTGCCTATGAAATCATGCAAACGATGTATCCGAATGCCGCGGATCGTTTCAAGTCCCTGGATGACATCTACTATTATGGCGGACAGAATCCACATAATCGACGAGCGGTAATTGCTCACAAGCCGCGATCCCATGAGGATCTGCAGCTGAAGGTGGGCGATCTGGTTTCGGTTGCGGGCAATCATTGGGATGGAAATTCCAAGGGCAAGAATACGCGAACCAATCAGGGTGGATTGTTCCCCTCCTTTAAGGTCGTCGACAAGGTCGAGACGGCCAAGTTGCCCGTTTACAACGGTGTCTAA
- the LOC132795540 gene encoding uncharacterized protein LOC132795540, whose translation MANGKATASFFENGSTTQFEYCYKLYPEVLKMKAEKRSKKPQELIRLDQWFQNELPTLIKARGKDAHLVYDELVQAMKWKQSRGKFYPQLSYLVKVNTPRAVIQETKKAFRKLPNLEQAITALSNLKGVGTTMASALLTAAAPDSAPFMADECLMAIPEIEGIDYTTKEYLNFVQHIQSTVERLNAEVGGETPHWSPHRVELALWAHYVANDLSPELLDEMPPPGVAATAATNGKTTSSKVLDGDDTNDGVGVVDDESLGAAADDNINPPLATSAVVVGAKNNSNNNALQDGDSNFVSNDSTSQEPIIDDNTTQTTATTTSTEDGEDRGPLASDDSESNLEAPPQQHKNHPQPAAAGVAAEVAPQQQQQLNNNKQLNNNGETVATTTTTTTAAPASVDGAAAAAGVEVGAAPPPANGNGKAAAASATTAQDEDELDDDDVDDEDEEDDEEEDDEDDEDEELEADESNSSSNNLRASRKQLQQHLTTTATTAADSATLTAPSIGQKRTALHCELDASSPDGATAAAATGADKSPELKKLRSD comes from the exons ATGGCAAACGGCAAAGCGACAGCGTCGTTCTTCGAGAATGGCAGCACCACACAATTCGAATACTGCTACAAACTGTATCCAGAGGTGCTCAAAATGAAGGCTGAGAAGCGCAGCAAGAAGCCCCAGGAGCTGATACGACTCGATCAATGGTTTCAAAACGAGCTGCCCACGCTGATCAAGGCACGAGGGAAGGACGCCCATTTGGTGTACGATGAGCTCGTTCAGGCGATGAAATGGAAACAGTCGCGTGGCAAATTCTATCCACAGCTATCGTATCTGGTCAAGGTGAATACACCACGTGCCGTCATTCAGGAGACAAAAAAAGCGTTCCGCAAGCTGCCCAATCTGGAGCAGGCGATCACAGCGTTGTCCAATCTAAAGGGTGTGGGCACAACAATGGCATCGGCTCTGTTGACCGCCGCCGCACCGGATTCGGCACCGTTTATGGCCGACGAGTGCCTGATGGCCATACCAGAGATCGAGGGCATTGATTATACGACCAAGGAGTACCTCAATTTTGTGCAACACATACAGTCCACAGTGGAGCGTCTAAATGCGGAGGTCGGCGGCGAGACGCCGCATTGGTCGCCGCATCGTGTCGAGCTCGCACTGTGGGCGCACTATGTGGCCAACGACCTCAGTCCCGAGCTGCTCGACGAGATGCCACCGCCGGGTGTGGCGGCCACAGCGGCCACAAATGGCAAGACGACGAGCAGCAAAGTGCTCGATGGCGATGATACCAACGATGGCGTTGGAGTTGTCGATGACGAAAGTCTTGGTGCAG CTGCTGATGACAACATCAATCCGCCGTTGGCAACGAGCGCCGTCGTTGTCGGAGctaagaacaacagcaacaacaacgcttTGCAGGACGGCGACTCGAATTTCGTGTCGAATGATTCCACTTCGCAGGAGCCCATCATTGATGATAATACCACACAGACCACGGCCACCACCACGTCCACAGAGGATGGCGAGGACAGAGGACCTTTGGCCTCTGACGATTCCGAAAGCAATCTTGAGGCCccaccacaacaacacaagaaTCATCCCCAGCCTGCGGCAGCTGGAGTCGCTGCTGAAGTGgctccacaacaacaacaacaactcaacaacaacaagcagctcAACAACAATGGCGAAACAGTTgcaaccaccacaacaacaacaacagctgctccGGCTTCAGTTgatggagctgctgctgctgctggagttgaagttggagcTGCTCCTCCGCCGgccaatggaaatggaaaagcTGCTGCGGCGTCGGCGACAACGGCGCAGGATGAAGACGAGTTGGATGACGACGATGTCGATGATGAGGACGAAGAAgacgatgaggaggaggatgacgaagacgatgaggatgaggagcTAGAGGCTGatgagagcaacagcagcagcaacaatttgcgTGCCAGCAGgaaacaactgcaacagcatttgacaacaacagcgacaacagcagcagataGTGCAACGCTAACGGCGCCATCTATTGGCCAAAAGCGTACGGCACTGCACTGCGAGTTGGATGCCAGCTCGCCAGATGGCGCCACTGCTGCAGCCGCCACAGGCGCCGATAAATCACCAGAGCTAAAGAAACTGCGCAGCGACTGA
- the LOC132795574 gene encoding N-alpha-acetyltransferase 20, giving the protein MTTLRPFTCDDLFKFNNVNFDPLTETYGLSFYTQYLAKWPEYFQLAESPSEHIMGYIMGKVEGHMDNWHGHVTALTVSPDYRRLGLAALLMNFLEDISEKKRAYFVDLFVRKSNKVAINMYTNLGYIIYRTILEYYSGDQDEDAYDMRKALSRDVNKKSVIPYTQPITMRELRHQLRHDGC; this is encoded by the exons ATGACCACGCTGCGGCCGTTTACTTGCGATGAcctatttaaattcaataatgt TAACTTCGACCCACTGACTGAAACTTATGGTTTATCGTTCTACACGCAATATCTGGCCAAATGGCCAGAGTATTTCCAACTGGCGGAGTCACCCAGCGAGCACATTATGGGCTACA TCATGGGCAAAGTAGAGGGACACATGGATAATTGGCATGGACATGTCACGGCGCTAACAGTTTCGCCCGATTACAGGCGATTGGGATTAGCGGCTCTGCTGATGAACTTCCTCGAAGACATATCTGAGAA GAAACGCGCCTATTTTGTGGATCTATTTGTACGCAAGAGCAACAAGGTGGCAATTAACATGTACACTAATCTGGGCTACATCATCTATCGCACCATACTCGAATATTATTCCGGTGATCAAGACGAGGATGCGTATG ATATGCGCAAGGCGCTGTCACGAGATGTGAACAAAAAGTCGGTTATACCGTACACGCAGCCA ATTACAATGCGCGAACTGCGTCACCAACTGCGTCACGATGGCTGTTAG
- the LOC132795554 gene encoding dual specificity protein phosphatase MPK-4, producing the protein MAAAATATKCGKPQDAGNLTRDDFDGGPVSIDEVETGLFLGNLTAATHMETLKSFKITHILTLDSVPLPQHIVDTSFLTTKYVQIADMPREDILQHLEACVEFIANALEHQQNVLVHCYFGVSRSSSAVIAYVMKAHQLDYQAAYEMVRAKRRFVQPNAGFVAQLKLFRRMGYKIDPGYQRYKMHRLRLAGEQMRKAKILPQSFHNVVRPDPDITRENPEPIVFRCRRCRRVLATKSHVLEHRARNAPPQSQPQPPPPSTDAPATAEGAEPPRLLEQLAERIRKTSLGSPSHDQTSQCRSLLFVEPIAWMHRIMLNTQGRLYCPKCEQKLGNFSWVNACQCPCGETMTPAFYLIPSKVELSKAVQNVQTTV; encoded by the exons atggcagcagcagcaactgcaaccaAGTGTGGCAAGCCACAGGATGCGGGTAACTTGACTCGCGATGACTTTGATGGCGGCCCGGTCAGCATCGATGAAGTGGAAACGGGTCTCTTCCTAG GCAATCTGACGGCTGCCACGCACATGGAGACGCTCAAATCGTTCAAGATCACGCACATTCTGACGCTGGACTCGGTGCCGCTGCCACAGCACATTGTGGACACCAGTTTCCTGACCACCAAATACGTGCAGA TTGCTGACATGCCTCGCGAGGACATCTTACAGCATCTGGAAGCCTGCGTGGAGTTCATAGCCAACGCGCTGGAACACCAACAGAATGTGCTTGTGCATTG TTATTTCGGCGTCAGTCGCAGCTCCTCGGCGGTGATTGCGTATGTGATGAAGGCGCATCAGCTGGACTATCAGGCTGCCTATGAGATGGTGCGTGCCAAGCGTCGCTTTGTCCAACCGAATGCGGGATTTGTGGCCCAGCTGAAGTTGTTTCGTCGCATGGGCTACAAGATTGATCCCGGCTATCAGCGCTATAAAATGCATCGCTTGCGTTTGGCTGGCGAACAGATGCGCAAAGCGAAAATCTTGCCGCAAAGCTTTCACAACGTTGTGCGTCCCGATCCGGACATAACACGCGAGAATCCCGAGCCAATTGTGTTTCGTTGTCGACGCTGTCGCCGTGTCCTCGCCACCAAGTCGCATGTGCTCGAGCATCGGGCTCGCAATGCGCCACCGCAGTCGCAACCGCAACCGCCGCCGCCATCCACAGATGCTCCGGCGACAGCAGAGGGAGCGGAACCTCCTCGACTGCTTGAGCAGTTGGCGGAACGCATAAGAAAAACATCGCTAGGTTCGCCCAGTCATGACCAGACGTCACAATGCCGGAGTTTGCTCTTTGTGGAGCCCATTGCTTGGATGCATCGCATCATGCTCAACACCCAGGGGCGACTCTATTGTCCCAAATGCGAACAGAAGCTGGGCAACTTTAGTTGGGTCAATG CTTGTCAGTGTCCTTGCGGCGAGACAATGACGCCCGCTTTCTATCTGATACCTTCCAAGGTGGAGCTCTCCAAGGCGGTGCAGAATGTGCAGACGACGGTCTAA